In the genome of Nonomuraea sp. NBC_00507, the window CGTCCTCGACCAAGCGGCGATGCGTCTCGCTCTCGACCACCACTGCGACCGGGCCGGCGTCCTCCAGCACCCAGCGGACCTGCTCGGCCGAGGAGGTCTCATAGATCGGGACCGGCAGCGCCGCCACCGTCCACAGGGCGTAGTCCACCAGCGTCCACTCGTAGCTGGTGGCGGCCAGCAGCGCGACCCGATCGCCGGGCTGGATCCCGGCGGCGAGGAAGCCGGCCGCCAGGCTGCGAACGTCGGCCGCGAACTGCCTGGCCGTCACCGGACGCCAGCTGCCGACCGACCGGCGCTGGAACAGGACCATGTCGCTGTTCACCCGGTCGTCGGCGAACACCACGTCGGCGAGCTGGGCGTCAGGGGCAACGGTTATCGGGGCCGGGACCGCATAGGCACGCATCGTTCATCTCTCTATGAGGAAAAGGCCGGCCAGGTGGCGTCGGTGAACTGCGGCACCGGGCGGCGCAGGTACGGCGGCGAGAAGCAGCCAATGAGCCTGATTCCCCAGGTCAGCAGGCGCACACATGAGCGGCGAAGGCTGTACGGCGGCGCGGCCCGGCGTGCCACCATCTGCCCGCGCCAGTGCTTCATGAACGGGCCGAGCCACCGCCCGAACAAGAGTCCCTCGTGTGTCGTCCCAATCGGTAAGGCGAGCAGCACGTAGAGTAACGACACGCCCGGGACCTGGGGAATTGCCTGATCAGAACTCCTGGGGAACAACGTGAGCGCCGGCACTCTGGTGGATGGAGACTCTCGTGGCAACCACCGAAACCGCCACCGTGGACCTGGTGAACCGGCTCGCCCATCCCACCGACGCTGAGGTCGCCGCGGTCGACGCGTGGTGGCGCGCCAACAACTATCTGACCGTCGGCCAGATTTACCTGATGGCCAACCCGCTGCTGCGCGAGCCGCTGGCCGGCGAGCACATCAAGCCGCGGCTCCTGGGACACTGGGGCACCAGCCCCGGCTTGGCGCTGGTGTACGCGCACGCGTCCCGGCTGATCCAGCACACCGGGCAGCAGATGATCTACCTGGCCGGTCCGGGGCACGGCGGCCCGACGCTGGTCGGGGCCGGCTACCTGGAGGGCACTTACACCGAGATCTACCCGCACGTCACCATGGACGAGGAGGGGCTGTTGCGGCTGTTCCGCCAGTTCTCCTCACCCGGCGGCGTCCCCAGCCACGCCTCGGTGCCGACCCCGGGCTCGATCCACGAGGGCGGTGAGCTCGGCTACGTGCTGCTGCACGCGTTCGGCGCGGTGATGGACAACCCGGATCTCATCGCACTGGCGGTGGTCGGCGACGGGGAGACGGAGACCGGTCCGCTGGAGGGGTCGTGGAGCGGGATCTCCTTCATGAACCCGGTCCGCGACGGCGCGGTGCTGCCGGTCATCCACGTGAACGGCGCGAAGATCGCCGGGCCGACCCTGATGGCCCGCAAGGACCGGGACGAGGTCCGGTCGCTGCTGAGTGGGCACGGGTATGACGTGATCGAGGTCGAGGGTGACGACCTGCCCGGCATGCACTACCGGTTCGCCGACGCGCTGACGCGGGCGTGGGTGTCGATCAAGACGATCCAGGCGGCGGCCCGCAGCGGCGACTGGGACGGCACCCGGCCCCGGTGGCCGCTGATCGTACTGCGGACGCCGAAGGGCTGGACCGGACCGGACGTGGTGGATGGGGTGCAGGTGTCGGGCACATGGCGCTCTCACCAGGTGCCGCTGGCCGGGATAAAGGGCAACAAGGAGCACCTGCGGATCCTTGAGGACTGGATGCGCTCCTACCGGCCCGAGGAGCTCTTCGACGACCACGGCGCGCCCGAGGCGCTGGTGCTGTCGATCAACCCCGAGGGAGAGCTGCGGATGAGTGCCAACCCGCACGCCAACGGGGGCCTGCTCACCGTCGACCTGGACCTGCCCGACTTCCGCGACTACGCGGTGCCGGTGAAGGCGCCGGGCGGGGAGCGGCTCGAGTCGACCCGCAAGCTCGGCGAGCTCATGCGCGACACCTACAAACGCAACCCTGACCGGTTCCGGCTCTTTTGCCCCGATGAGACCAAGAGCAACCGGCTCGGGGCGGTGTTCGAGGCGTCCGACCGGGCGTTCGCGGAGCGCGTGACCGAGGAAGACGTCGCGATATCGCGGGACGGCCGGGTGATGGAGGTGCTCTCGGAGCATGCTTGCCACGGCTGGCTCGAGGGCTACACGCTGACCGGCCGGCACGGCTGGTTCGCCACCTACGAGGCGTTCGCCATGGTCTCGGCCTCGCAGACCGTGCAGCATGCGAAGTGGTTGCAGGAGGCGCACCATCTGGCGTGGCGGGCGCCGGTGCCGAGCCTGAACATCCTGCTGACCTCGACCGCCTGGCGCCAGGACCACAACGGTTTCAGCCACCAAGGGCCCGGCCTGATCCAGAACGTGATCGCCCACCGCGGCACGATCAGCCGGGTCTACCTGCCGCCGGACGCGAACACGCTGCTGTCGGTCGCCGACCACTGCATGCGGTCGCGGTCGCGCGTGAACCTCGTCGTCATCGACAAGCAGCCGCAGCTGCAGTGGCTGACCATGGACGAGGCGGTGGCTCACTGTGCCCGGGGTGCCGGGGTATGGCCGTGGGCAGGCACCGAGGACGGGCGGTCGGACCCCGACATCGTGCTCGCGTGTGCCGGGGACGTGGTCACCATGGAGACCGTCGCGGCGGCGAACATCCTGCGCGAGCGGTTGCCGCACTTCGCCACCAGAGTGGTCAACGTGGTCAACCTGATGACGTTGCCACTGCGCACGGTCCACCCGAACGGCATGGACGACATCCTGTTCCGGGAGCTGTTCACCGACCACGTCGACGTGCTGTTCGCCTTCCACGGCTACCCGGGCGCGATCCACCAGCTGGTGCACGGCCGGCCGGACCCGGACAGGTTCCATGTGCGCGGGTTCGTCGAAGAGGGGACGACCACGACCCCGTTCGACATGGTGGTGCGCAACCGGGCATCCCGGTACCACTTGGTGATCGACGCGCTGAACGCCGCGCGGCGGACCCCGGCCGGGGCGAGCGAGCTGAAGGCGTGGTGCGAGCAGCAGCTCCTCCGCCACGAGCGGTACGTGGTCGAGCACCTGCAGGACATGCCGGAGGTGCGGGACTGGTCCCTGGGCGACTGGGCAGAGCAGGGCTGAGCGGCATGGGCGTCAGTTCTGATCGGCGAAGTCGGCACACGGCATGGCAGCTGTCTGGGGTACTCCGCGGCGACTAGCGACTGGCGGCCGACCGGACAGGTCGGGTTCGTGTCACGCGCAGAACAGCAGCACCGCACAGGTACGAAAGCACCCCAGCCCATGGGAGGCCGGTGGGGCCGTGGTAGCCGGGGCCGGATACGGCAACAACGAGTAGCCCGGCCAGCACGGCGGCCAATCCGAGCACAGTCGCGCCGTCGCGCCACAGACCGCGCTCGACGGAACGCAGCCTCGACCGGCGCAGTTCGATGGGCGCGAAGAGGGCGACCAGGACAACGAGGACGAGAGCGCAAGCCGCTATCCACGGCACTCGCCACAGCAGCCACGTCGTGGAGTGCAACGGGGGCTGCGGCATGACACCGGTGGGGAACAGCACAACGGCCGCGACCGCCGCCGCTGTCATATGCCAGAGGAACACGGTCAGGATGACTGCGTTGATCGCGACGACCGCGCTCCATGGGCCGATCCGGCGAAGCCATCGGTTGGCCGCGGGCTGAAGGGCCAGAACCAATCCGACCTGCGTGGCGGCGAGCGCCATCAGTGCCAGGGACGGTGGAGTCGTGTTGTACCCGACCATGCCGACTGGGTATGGACCCACCACGGTCAGTCCGATCAGGACGGCCAGACCGCCGACCGCGACCGCGAGCGCCTGCCCAGGGCCCAGTCGCAAGAGCCTGTCCCGCCAGCAGAAGCCGAGCTGGTAGACCGCCAACCATGCGAA includes:
- a CDS encoding phosphoketolase family protein, producing MATTETATVDLVNRLAHPTDAEVAAVDAWWRANNYLTVGQIYLMANPLLREPLAGEHIKPRLLGHWGTSPGLALVYAHASRLIQHTGQQMIYLAGPGHGGPTLVGAGYLEGTYTEIYPHVTMDEEGLLRLFRQFSSPGGVPSHASVPTPGSIHEGGELGYVLLHAFGAVMDNPDLIALAVVGDGETETGPLEGSWSGISFMNPVRDGAVLPVIHVNGAKIAGPTLMARKDRDEVRSLLSGHGYDVIEVEGDDLPGMHYRFADALTRAWVSIKTIQAAARSGDWDGTRPRWPLIVLRTPKGWTGPDVVDGVQVSGTWRSHQVPLAGIKGNKEHLRILEDWMRSYRPEELFDDHGAPEALVLSINPEGELRMSANPHANGGLLTVDLDLPDFRDYAVPVKAPGGERLESTRKLGELMRDTYKRNPDRFRLFCPDETKSNRLGAVFEASDRAFAERVTEEDVAISRDGRVMEVLSEHACHGWLEGYTLTGRHGWFATYEAFAMVSASQTVQHAKWLQEAHHLAWRAPVPSLNILLTSTAWRQDHNGFSHQGPGLIQNVIAHRGTISRVYLPPDANTLLSVADHCMRSRSRVNLVVIDKQPQLQWLTMDEAVAHCARGAGVWPWAGTEDGRSDPDIVLACAGDVVTMETVAAANILRERLPHFATRVVNVVNLMTLPLRTVHPNGMDDILFRELFTDHVDVLFAFHGYPGAIHQLVHGRPDPDRFHVRGFVEEGTTTTPFDMVVRNRASRYHLVIDALNAARRTPAGASELKAWCEQQLLRHERYVVEHLQDMPEVRDWSLGDWAEQG
- a CDS encoding acyltransferase family protein, with product MRGLGATVRDLAVRTPDSRERNVDMWRALAICLVVIGHWFVVAVTYRGGRLSGYNALDVLTWIDPVTWLFQVMPIFFLVGGYAGGASMASHRASGGDSISWVLRRTDRLLRPTTALFLVLPLVSVVAVAAGVNSELLGHAAWFASIPLWFLLAYLALVVLTPWLHALHRRAGLAVPVVMVVIVAVADLLGRGLHVPIVGMSTYLFAWLAVYQLGFCWRDRLLRLGPGQALAVAVGGLAVLIGLTVVGPYPVGMVGYNTTPPSLALMALAATQVGLVLALQPAANRWLRRIGPWSAVVAINAVILTVFLWHMTAAAVAAVVLFPTGVMPQPPLHSTTWLLWRVPWIAACALVLVVLVALFAPIELRRSRLRSVERGLWRDGATVLGLAAVLAGLLVVAVSGPGYHGPTGLPWAGVLSYLCGAAVLRVTRTRPVRSAASR